The DNA window CGCGTGGGCTGGGCGTGGGCCGCGCCCTGCACCGCGCCACGCTGGACGGCGCCCGGCAGGCGGGACTGCGCGGCGTGTTCGCCGACAGCGTTCACCCCTCCCGGCAGAGTGAGGAGGACCGCGCCGCCGAGGCCGCGACCGGCGTGGAACCGTCGGCGCGGCGCGCGGCCCTGCACGCGCTGGGCCTGCGAACCGTGAACGTCCCGTACTGGCAGCCGGTGGGCGGCCCGGACGGCGGCCCCCTGACCGACCTGGACCTGCTGTACCACCCGCTGAACCCGGACGAGACGGACCCAGACGAGATGAACCCGGACGACCGGAGCGTGCCGCTGGCGCTGGTGACCGGCGTGCTGCGCGCCTACTGGACCGGCTGGCTGGGCGAGGAGCGCGCGCAGGTCGAGGCGCAGGCCCTCGCGGAACGCTCTGGTCACGCGGCGCGGGTGGGTCTGCTGCCCGGCACGGACGCCCCGACGTACTGGTCGGGGTCAGCGGGCCGCTGATACGGACTCCGATTGAATGGGCTGCAAAGACCATTCAATCCGAGCGGATGCGAGTAGGAGCTGGGCGGGTTCCGGACGTGGAGTGGGCAGATCGGTGGTGTTCCGATCTGTTAACGAAACAGACGGAATCCGTATTAAAGCCTGCCCAGCACGCCGCGCACCTGGGTCTGCGTGTCGCGGTCCAGGCTGTCCTGTGCGGGCAGCGTGACGGCGCGGTTCAGGACGGCGCGTGCCTGCGGGTCGCGGATCAGGCTCAGGGCGATTCCGGCGTGGGCCTGCACGAACACGCTGTCCGGCGCGGCGCGGGCGGCGCGGGTGGCGAGGTCGCGGGCGCGTCCGGCGTTCCCGCCGCTGATCGCGCCGGCTTTCGCCCAGGCGCCGGCGTGCCATTCGGCCAGGATGGCCTGGATGTCCGTGCGTTCCGGCGCGAGGCTCAGGGCGCGTTCCAGGGCGGCGCGGGCCTGCCGGGCGGTGTTCAGGGCGCTCAGGGTGTACCCCCCGGCGCGGGCCTGGATGCCCAGGGCGCTGCCCAGCGCGAGGTGACTGTCGGCGCTGCCGGGCGCGGCACTCACGGCCTGCCGCCCGGCGTTCACGGCCCGCGCGGTCCAGTCGGGGCCGGCGGCGCGGTACTCGGTCATGGCGGCGGCGGCGCGGCTGGCGGTCACGGCGTCCCCGGCCTGCGTGGCGGCCGCGAAGGCGCGGGCGTACTCGCCGCTGCCCAGCAGCGTGGCTGCTGCGGAGGGGGGCGTGGCGGTCAGGCGGGGGGCGGTCAGGGCGGGGGCGGCCATGGCGGTGGCCGCGCACAGGGTCAGGATCATGAGGGAGCCGCGCTTCACGCCTGCCACGATAACGGGCGGACGTGAAGCGCGGCTGATGGACATGCGGCCCATGGACGTGCGCTCTGGCCGGAGAGGACCGGCGGGTTACGCGGCGGGCTGGTCGGTGCCGGGCCGGGTGGCGGGCGTGGGTTCGGCGTCCGGGGTGCGGCGGCCCCGGCTGGGTCGTTCGGCGTCGGCGGGCGCTGCCTGAGCGGCGCTGGTGGCGGCACTGCTGGTGGGGGTGGTGGCCGGGGTGCCGCTCTGGGCGGCGACGCGGCTCAGGGTGGTCTCGAAGGCGCGCAGGGCGTCGCTGGCTTCGAGGTCCGCGACGGCGCGGGCGTTCAGGGCGCCGAGTTCCTCGCGGGTCACGGCGTACTCGGGGGCGTCGTGGCCTTTCAGGGCGTGCAGCACGCGGTAGGCGGTGGGGGCCTCGATGGTCGCGCCCTTGCTGGTGGTGACGGTGGGATCGCTGTGCATGTCCGCGCCGATCAGGGTGATGGTCTGCGGGCTGATCAGCGTGACGCGGTCACCGCGTTCCTCCATGTGCGCGGCGAGTTGCAGCAGGCCGCGCAGGTCGAGCATGTGGTGGAACAGGTCGAGGTGGGCCAGCATGGCTCCGGCTTTTTTCAGGGTGTCCATACCCGCATTATTCTGTTTTGGGCAGAATTGTCAAGAGGTGTTTTGCATAATCAGCCCGCGCAGTTTAATTATCGACCTGACTGCGCCCGGTCAACGTCACCGGCACCTGCAATGTCTTCCCGCCCCGCAGCACCGTCAGGGTCACGGTATCGCCCGGCTGGAACGCCCGCACCGCGTACTGGAACTCGCTGAAATTCACGATCCGCTTCCCGTTCACGGCCGTCACGATGTCACCCGACACCCGCTCGTCGTTCCCGTCCAGCCGCAGCGGCTGCAACCCCGCCTTCTCGGCCGGACTGCCACGCGACACGCCCGTGAAGAACGCGCCCGGCGTGTCCCCCAGCTTCAGCAGGCGGCTCAGCGTGACGAAGTCCTTCTCGGTCAGCATGAACAGGTCCCCGAACGCCCCGCCCAGCGTGATCCCGATCACCGGCGCGTCGCGTTTCTCACCGCGTTTCAGGGCCGTCAGCCGCGCGTCGGTCACCGTGACTGGCACCGCGTACGCCCGGCTACGCCGACCCTCCAGCCGGAGGTAACTCACGATGCCCGTCACCTGCCCGGTCGCGTTCAGTACCGGCCCGCCACTGTCGCCCGGCACGACCGGCGCACTCAGTTCCAGCGTGCCCGGCGGGAAATCCGCGCGGCCCGCATCTGAATCCAGGCCCGTCAGGCGGCCCGTCTTCGGCCGCAGAAAATCCCCGTTCCCGTTCCCGATCGCCAGCGCAATGTTCCCCACGCCGGGCGCGCCGGTCGCCAGCGGCAGGAACGGCGTCCCGGCCGGGACCTTCACCCGCAGCAGCGCCAGATCATCCTGGTCGTTATACCCGACCACCTCCACCGCGTAGCGTTTGCGGTCCAGCGTCTGCGCGCTCAGGTTCCGCGCGCCCTTCACCACGTGGTACGCCGTCAGGGCCAGTCCGTCCGCCGAGATCAGCACCGCCGACCCCACCCCGTCCGGGTCGTCGCAGCGGGTCGGCACGCACTGCTCGATGCGCAGCGTGGCGGGCCGCGCCTTCTGGAACAACGCCTGAAGCCGCGACTCCTCGGCCGCCGTCAGCGGAGCCGGACGCGCCGTGGTCGCGCGCCGCTCGGCGGCACCGGGCGCGGCTGCCGGCGCCGACTGCGCGGCCACCGGCGCCGCCCAGAGCGGCAGGGCCAGCATGGCCCCCAGAAGGGCCCGGCCCGGCAGAAACGAG is part of the Deinococcus seoulensis genome and encodes:
- a CDS encoding GNAT family N-acetyltransferase, whose product is MTPAGPHPTPEPVRVRRVTDPADPALHAFGVIQERSYYAPEMLIPPEMFGMLITRRDPQREDRLLVAQTRGGEVLGGTLISHLPLPGPLGGAVFNSFMAVTRAARGLGVGRALHRATLDGARQAGLRGVFADSVHPSRQSEEDRAAEAATGVEPSARRAALHALGLRTVNVPYWQPVGGPDGGPLTDLDLLYHPLNPDETDPDEMNPDDRSVPLALVTGVLRAYWTGWLGEERAQVEAQALAERSGHAARVGLLPGTDAPTYWSGSAGR
- a CDS encoding multidrug DMT transporter; this translates as MDTLKKAGAMLAHLDLFHHMLDLRGLLQLAAHMEERGDRVTLISPQTITLIGADMHSDPTVTTSKGATIEAPTAYRVLHALKGHDAPEYAVTREELGALNARAVADLEASDALRAFETTLSRVAAQSGTPATTPTSSAATSAAQAAPADAERPSRGRRTPDAEPTPATRPGTDQPAA
- a CDS encoding S1C family serine protease; translation: MNASPAPRRSVTPARRSFLPGRALLGAMLALPLWAAPVAAQSAPAAAPGAAERRATTARPAPLTAAEESRLQALFQKARPATLRIEQCVPTRCDDPDGVGSAVLISADGLALTAYHVVKGARNLSAQTLDRKRYAVEVVGYNDQDDLALLRVKVPAGTPFLPLATGAPGVGNIALAIGNGNGDFLRPKTGRLTGLDSDAGRADFPPGTLELSAPVVPGDSGGPVLNATGQVTGIVSYLRLEGRRSRAYAVPVTVTDARLTALKRGEKRDAPVIGITLGGAFGDLFMLTEKDFVTLSRLLKLGDTPGAFFTGVSRGSPAEKAGLQPLRLDGNDERVSGDIVTAVNGKRIVNFSEFQYAVRAFQPGDTVTLTVLRGGKTLQVPVTLTGRSQVDN